The stretch of DNA GGCGGCTCGGGGGCCGCATAGCTGTAGAACGCGGGAAGAGTGAGCCTTCCGTCGCCGGGCCAGAAACCGACGCTGCTCGCCTCGTGAAAGTACGCCTCTTTCGTGATCGAGTCGGCGCCCTCCCGGGGCGGCGCGGGGCGCCCCGAAAAGCGCGTCACCGCGAGGTCGAAGCTTCCCCAGAAGAACTGCACGGGGCTGCATTTCCCGATGAACCCGGCGCGAAATTCCGTGAAGAGGGCGTGCGTGCGCGCGAGGGTCTTCTGGAAGCGCTCGACGGGATCGCGTTCGTACGACCGGTGCTTCTCGTCGCGGTCGAGCGGGATCGGGTCGTCGATCTCGACGGGGGTGGTCCAGATGCGGCACCGGATGCCGAGCGAATCGAGGGCCGCGAAGATCTCCCGGTAGAGCGCCGCCACGCTCCGAGGCCCCAGAGGGATGGCGCGCTCGCCGCGGCCGGTCGTCCGGATCCGGAGGACGTGCTCGGCGAAGTCGAACTCCATGTCGAACGAGCGATCGCCGTACGGGAGCAGCGGCGTCGCGAGGCCGCGCGGCGTCACCGACAGCGACACGTTCCACCAGTGGTTGACGCGCGGCGTGAGCGCGAGGGAAATCTTCCCGACGATCTGTGTCCAACGGTGGAGCGTCTCGTTCGTGTCGCGCCACTCGTCGAGCGGCAGCGCGGGCCATCGCGTCTCGTTCGACATATCCCCATGATACCGATTGAGCCGTTTGCAGGATGGATTTCGAGGCCCCGCCGTGCGATCCTGGATCCGTCAGACGATCGGAAGGAGGCTTGCGATGAAAACGAGCAAACCGATCACGCCGACGCGCCGTCCTGCGGCGCGCCCCGTCACGCCGAACCGCCACATGACGCCGGAAGAGAAAGAGGCGTTCATCGCCCAGACCGAGGAGTTCGAGGGACCGAGCCGTCGCGAGAAGCGCGGACCGGAGCGTCGCCCCGAGGCGCATGAGCCGGGGGTGGCGCCTTCCTGACGGGCAGGCACGGCGATCCTCCTCCGCTCTCGCGAGCTTCGGAGGATGATCGCTCGAAGATACTCCTCTCGGCATGACCGCTCGTCGGATGCAGATCCGCCGTAGCCTTGGCGAAGGCGGATGATGCATCGAGCCGTCCGCCTCCGCTCTGCCGAACGGCGCTGAGGGCGCGCGGGCCGTATCGGCAAGTCGATGCCAAGAGGACCGTGCCGACTCGTCCCGCCGAAGCCTCGGCGAAGGAGGAAGCTTCAGCGAAGGCGGAGGCGGGCGCGTACGAGCCGGCCGGCGGCTCGACGCCTTCGCCGCCGGCCGTCTGTCCGCATCCCGCCGGGCTCGGGCCTCGCCCTGCCTTCGGCTCTTCGTGACCCGCCTCGATTCAAGTCTTCCCGGGGTCGTCGGGCCGCGAGATGCACGAATCGGAGATCACGGGGTCCGGCCGCA from Thermoanaerobaculia bacterium encodes:
- a CDS encoding DUF5996 family protein; its protein translation is MSNETRWPALPLDEWRDTNETLHRWTQIVGKISLALTPRVNHWWNVSLSVTPRGLATPLLPYGDRSFDMEFDFAEHVLRIRTTGRGERAIPLGPRSVAALYREIFAALDSLGIRCRIWTTPVEIDDPIPLDRDEKHRSYERDPVERFQKTLARTHALFTEFRAGFIGKCSPVQFFWGSFDLAVTRFSGRPAPPREGADSITKEAYFHEASSVGFWPGDGRLTLPAFYSYAAPEPPGFRDARIEPRSAYYHPELAGFYLHYDAMRASPDPEAALMEFCRSTYDAAASAGQWDRTALERR